Proteins encoded together in one Quercus lobata isolate SW786 chromosome 3, ValleyOak3.0 Primary Assembly, whole genome shotgun sequence window:
- the LOC115979046 gene encoding uncharacterized protein LOC115979046 isoform X2, producing the protein MAKPKEDEKLDGLEINSIGSLYSGTWDKKYWSSSRGKDRYPYPVGYQVVRAYNGSTYKIEIHEGPKGPSFVISSDGHSCSGQTPDIAWGKFQKNGCPRTKTLNGKRFSSKIDGVEFFGFKNQLVQRLLRELVANVNGTAERSLLSSNFCNGASRTDHDIRHPDVCTVPDLLPFLAKPQNTGKRSRKREIISAKAVNGARLKRSRPQDLVSDTDTSRLTQENQRNYNRGCFMPASASEEEYDVCKHPGALPASVHLISGSRGEKSHISVKDEMPLDSIGFSDHLREEAVPTQEERELDDSENCKSAGITNNLPAEEKPLGRLLDTEVEYNFQIATENKNGNAFISKDSPGVQGVDLCAPDTFECMQDNTSNSAQSSQDKSTYSVKEALTAADLIISEGLVDESHLQEEIVTSNSNANSEKSDCDSVGQEMVKSMMTFLLPQAVPLLRNSSRKKKAPVKSQGENTEGAYFEDIPPAVTLTNNVYLEKDERMHIQSTALGSGPSFEHTKSVVPDSYEDEQCGDLVTKQVILSSDIGEADLVTFDKDTCPSNAWDTWGQLIGQNKPSGSHVETNGSKDILCYNEVHVTLNEKPQKGDGCVSESILACTSHGNKILPKNINSCATLDENLLEVEILSKENHLNTVPDCTEDNNTSDTNQRAVINSKISSKEISVKRGVAEPGITFFTQTPNKVYNRKKVQKISPLSSKNIVPLSESIICRNHGEHLDPETDPATGTLLASEIHQLNSSDDKSSKRDLFGAQVSLGGQLHGSHTQNMTINTNIAKYNTAAAMSQNQAMSFASDDKDTSYVFQPSGSHVEKSQVHFDDKPVGNRDPLDPNSPTLFLNQNTSFCENNTSSVKGVPTSLDIKLHRNLELNSELNGIVELVGCYVHPMPVSSVFLSTKDNEIYICVLCGLLVDRDKTLFIYKLSKEEPRVGCPSFVGHTSITLPSLKDYFGREVELERSGLQFTPDGQLLVLFDSIKTPYCREGKIQCLCSTCKSDCFKDNAVKIVRVKFGYVSVIVKLTTVDNLQCILVCEPNYLVTVGESGRLHLCVMNSTWSARTEEFIFPPRDTASPGIMELKRIPKCASLVVGHNGFGEFSIWDISKRIFLSSFSAPSSTIYQFFPISLFSWKRKGPVFSNSSVDENAKGIMAATKMRFSDNSENSSFLPLNGEDIAVWLLVSTISNSDAQIIPSECQNDSVGWWRLALLVKDMVVLGSALDPRAVAIGASAGHGIIGTCDGLVYMWELSTGTKLGMLHHFKGGSVSCVATDDSRAGALAVAGDGQLLVYQHTQRNSSS; encoded by the exons ATGGCGAAACCTAAGGAAGACGAGAAATTGGACGGTTTGGAAATCAACTCCATTGGATCTCTGTACAGCGGGACTTGGGACAAGAAGTACTGGAGCAGCTCTAGG GGAAAAGATCGATATCCTTATCCTGTAGGGTATCAAGTTGTTCGAGCATATAATGGGAGCacatataaaattgaaattcatGAAGGTCCCAAGGGGCCTTCGTTTGTG ATTTCTTCTGATGGACATTCATGTTCTGGGCAAACTCCAGATATTGCATGGGGGAAATTTCAAAAGAATGGTTGCCCTCGCACAAAGACATTGAATGGCAAGAGATTTTCAAGCAAAATAGATGGGGTGGAG ttttttgggtttaaaaatcAGTTAGTCCAAAGACTACTTCGGGAACTGGTGGCAAATGTCAATGGAACTGCAGAGCGAAGTTTGCTTTCCTCCAACTTCTGCAATGGGGCTTCTAGAACTGATCATGACATTCGACACCCAGATGTGTGTACAGTTCCTGATTTGCTACCATTTTTGGCAAAACCACAGAACACAGGAAAGAGAAGTAGGAAACGTGAAATCATAAGTGCAAAGGCAGTTAATGGGGCTAGACTTAAAAGATCCCGACCTCAGGATCTAGTTTCTGATACTGATACTTCAAGATTAACACAAGAGAATCAGAGGAATTATAATCGTGGGTGTTTCATGCCTGCCTCTGCTTCAGAAGAAGAGTATGACGTTTGTAAACATCCAGGGGCTTTACCAGCATCAGTGCACTTAATATCTGGAAGCAGAGGAGAAAAGAGTCACATATCAGTCAAAGATGAGATGCCATTGGATTCTATTGGCTTCTCTGATCATCTCAGAGAGGAAGCTGTCCCCACTCAAGAAGAGAGGGAGCTCGATGATTCTGAGAATTGTAAATCTGCCGGAATCACCAACAACTTGCCTGCAGAGGAGAAACCT CTTGGTAGGTTGCTAGATACTGAGGTGGAGTACAATTTTCAAATTgcaacagaaaacaaaaatggaaatgcatttatttcaaaAGACTCTCCAGGTGTTCAGGGTGTTGATCTATGTGCACCGGATACCTTTGAGTGTATGCAAG ATAATACTTCTAATTCTGCTCAAAGTTCCCAGGATAAGAGTACATACAGTGTGAAAGAAGCGTTAACTGCAGCTGACTTGATCATTTCTGAGGGGTTGGTAGATGAATCACATCTACAGGAAGAAATAGTCACATCTAATTCCAATGCGAATTCTGAAAAGAGTGATTGTGATTCCGTTGGTCAGGAAATGGTCAAGTCAATGATGACATTTCTGCTTCCACAAGCAGTTCCTTTGCTCAGGAATTCCTCTAGGAAGAAAAAGGCTCCAGTTAAGTCTCAGGGGGAAAATACTGAAGGCGCATACTTTGAAGATATTCCACCTG CTGTAACACTTACGAACAATGTATATTTGGAAAAGGATGAAAGGATGCATATCCAAAGTACAGCTCTTGGGTCTGGACCAAGTTTTGAACATACCAAGTCTGTTGTTCCTGACAGTTATGAGGATGAACAATGTGGGGATCTTGTAACTAAGCAGGTGATACTGTCTTCTGATATTGGTGAAGCCGATCTAGTTACTTTTGATAAAGACACCTGTCCTTCCAACGCTTGGGACACTTGGGGACAGCTTATTGGGCAGAATAAGCCATCAGGCTCTCATGTTGAAACCAATGGGAGCAAAGACATCCTTTGTTACAATGAAGTGCACGTGACTCTGAATGAAAAGCCTCAGAAGGGTGATGGATGTGTATCTGAGTCCATTTTGGCTTGCACATCACATGGCAATAAAATTCTTCCCAAAAACATTAATTCTTGTGCTACCTTGGATGAGAACCTGTTAGAAGTTGAAATCCTTTCCAAGGAAAACCACCTCAATACTGTACCTGATTGTACTGAAG ATAATAATACAAGTGACACTAACCAAAGAGCCGTGATTAAttcaaaaatatcatccaaggaAATCAGTGTCAAGAGAGGGGTTGCTGAACCTGGCATTACATTCTTTACTCAAACACCAAATAAAGTGTATAACCGAAAAAAGGTCCAAAAGATATCTCCGTTATCAAGTAAAAATATTGTTCCACTCTCAGAAAGTATCATATGCAGAAACCATGGAGAGCATCTTGACCCTGAAACAGATCCTGCCACTGGAACTTTGCTTGCGTCGGAGATTCATCAGTTGAATTCTTCTGATGACAAATCAAGTAAAAGGGACTTATTTGGAGCTCAAGTCAGCCTTGGAGGACAATTGCATGGTTCACACACACAGAATATGACTATTAATACCAATATTGCAAAATACAATACAGCTGCTGCTATGTCACAAAATCAAGCAATGTCTTTTGCCTCTGATGACAAGGATACTTCATATGTTTTTCAACCATCTGGTTCACATGTAGAAAAATCTCAAGTTCATTTTGACGACAAGCCGGTTGGGAACCGGGATCCTTTGGATCCAAATAGTCCTACTTTATTTCTGAATCAGAATACCAGCTTCTGTGAAAATAACACTTCGAGTGTCAAAGGTGTTCCAACTAGTTTAGACATTAAACTTCACAGGAATTTGGAGCTTAATAGTGAGCTAAATGGCATTGTTGAGCTTGTGGGATGCTATGTCCACCCCATGCCTGTTTCTTCAGTATTCTTGAGCACCAAGGATAATGAAATCTACATTTGTGTTTTATGTGGCCTTCTGGTGGATAGAGACAAAACCCTATTCATCTATAAGTTATCAAAAGAGGAACCAAGAGTAGGATGCCCTTCTTTTGTTGGTCACACGTCCATAACATTGCCGAGTCTGAAAGATTATTTTGGTAGAGAA GTTGAACTGGAAAGATCTGGTTTGCAGTTTACTCCAGATGGCCAGCTTCTTGTTTTATTTGACAGCATAAAAACACCTTATTGCAG GGAAGGGAAAATCCAGTGCTTGTGTTCAACATGTAAATCAGACTGCTTCAAGGACAATGCAGTAAAGATTGTGCGAGTAAAATTTGGTTATGTTTCAGTTATTGTAAAATTGACAACAGTTGACAATTTGCAGTGTATATTGGTTTGTGAACCTAATTATCTTGTCACTGTCGGAGAGAGTGGGAGACTGCACCTGTGTGTCATGAATTCAACATGGAG TGCACGGACAGAGGAATTTATTTTCCCACCTCGCGACACCGCCTCTCCTGGCATAATGGAGTTGAAGAGAATTCCAAAGTGCGCTTCGCTAGTTGTGGGTCATAATGGTTTTGGGGAATTTAGTATATG GGATATTTCTAAACGTATCTTTCTGTCAAGTTTCTCTGCTCCAAGCTCTACAATTTATCAATTCTTTCCAATCAGTTTGTTTAGTTGGAAAAGAAAAGGCCCTGTTTTTAGCAATTCTAGTGTTGATGAAAATGCCAAAGGGATTATGGCTGCAACAAAAATGCGGTTCTCAGATAACAGTGAGAATAGCTCTTTTCTTCCATTAAATGGGGAAGATATAGCTGTCTGGCTCCTTGTCTCAACTATTTCTAACTCTGATGCTCAAATTATACCAAGTGAGTGCCAAAATGATTCGGTAGGATGGTGGAGGCTAGCTTTATTGGTGAAAGATATGGTTGTGCTGGGAAGTGCATTGGATCCAAG GGCTGTTGCTATTGGTGCATCAGCTGGTCATGGGATTATTGGCACATGTGATGGACTAGTGTATATGTGGGAATTATCAACAGGAACTAAACTTGGCATGTTGCATCATTTTAAAG GTGGCAGTGTTTCATGTGTTGCTACTGATGATTCAAGGGCAGGTGCTTTGGCAGTAGCTGGTGATGGACAGTTGCTGGTTTATCAGCACACTCAAAGAAATTCATCATCTTAA
- the LOC115979046 gene encoding uncharacterized protein LOC115979046 isoform X3 — protein sequence MAKPKEDEKLDGLEINSIGSLYSGTWDKKYWSSSRGKDRYPYPVGYQVVRAYNGSTYKIEIHEGPKGPSFVISSDGHSCSGQTPDIAWGKFQKNGCPRTKTLNGKRFSSKIDGVEFFGFKNQLVQRLLRELVANVNGTAERSLLSSNFCNGASRTDHDIRHPDVCTVPDLLPFLAKPQNTGKRSRKREIISAKAVNGARLKRSRPQDLVSDTDTSRLTQENQRNYNRGCFMPASASEEEYDVCKHPGALPASVHLISGSRGEKSHISVKDEMPLDSIGFSDHLREEAVPTQEERELDDSENCKSAGITNNLPAEEKPLGRLLDTEVEYNFQIATENKNGNAFISKDSPGVQGVDLCAPDTFECMQDNTSNSAQSSQDKSTYSVKEALTAADLIISEGLVDESHLQEEIVTSNSNANSEKSDCDSVGQEMVKSMMTFLLPQAVPLLRNSSRKKKAPVKSQGENTEGAYFEDIPPAVTLTNNVYLEKDERMHIQSTALGSGPSFEHTKSVVPDSYEDEQCGDLVTKQVILSSDIGEADLVTFDKDTCPSNAWDTWGQLIGQNKPSGSHVETNGSKDILCYNEVHVTLNEKPQKGDGCVSESILACTSHGNKILPKNINSCATLDENLLEVEILSKENHLNTVPDCTEDNNTSDTNQRAVINSKISSKEISVKRGVAEPGITFFTQTPNKVYNRKKVQKISPLSSKNIVPLSESIICRNHGEHLDPETDPATGTLLASEIHQLNSSDDKSSKRDLFGAQVSLGGQLHGSHTQNMTINTNIAKYNTAAAMSQNQAMSFASDDKDTSYVFQPSGSHVEKSQVHFDDKPVGNRDPLDPNSPTLFLNQNTSFCENNTSSVKGVPTSLDIKLHRNLELNSELNGIVELVGCYVHPMPVSSVFLSTKDNEIYICVLCGLLVDRDKTLFIYKLSKEEPRVGCPSFVGHTSITLPSLKDYFGREVELERSGLQFTPDGQLLVLFDSIKTPYCREGKIQCLCSTCKSDCFKDNAVKIVRVKFGYVSVIVKLTTVDNLQCILVCEPNYLVTVGESGRLHLCVMNSTWSKYTICSARTEEFIFPPRDTASPGIMELKRIPKCASLVVGHNGFGEFSIWDISKRIFLSSFSAPSSTIYQFFPISLFSWKRKGPVFSNSSVDENAKGIMAATKMRFSDNSENSSFLPLNGEDIAVWLLVSTISNSDAQIIPSECQNDSVGWWRLALLVKDMVVLGSALDPSFGEGQ from the exons ATGGCGAAACCTAAGGAAGACGAGAAATTGGACGGTTTGGAAATCAACTCCATTGGATCTCTGTACAGCGGGACTTGGGACAAGAAGTACTGGAGCAGCTCTAGG GGAAAAGATCGATATCCTTATCCTGTAGGGTATCAAGTTGTTCGAGCATATAATGGGAGCacatataaaattgaaattcatGAAGGTCCCAAGGGGCCTTCGTTTGTG ATTTCTTCTGATGGACATTCATGTTCTGGGCAAACTCCAGATATTGCATGGGGGAAATTTCAAAAGAATGGTTGCCCTCGCACAAAGACATTGAATGGCAAGAGATTTTCAAGCAAAATAGATGGGGTGGAG ttttttgggtttaaaaatcAGTTAGTCCAAAGACTACTTCGGGAACTGGTGGCAAATGTCAATGGAACTGCAGAGCGAAGTTTGCTTTCCTCCAACTTCTGCAATGGGGCTTCTAGAACTGATCATGACATTCGACACCCAGATGTGTGTACAGTTCCTGATTTGCTACCATTTTTGGCAAAACCACAGAACACAGGAAAGAGAAGTAGGAAACGTGAAATCATAAGTGCAAAGGCAGTTAATGGGGCTAGACTTAAAAGATCCCGACCTCAGGATCTAGTTTCTGATACTGATACTTCAAGATTAACACAAGAGAATCAGAGGAATTATAATCGTGGGTGTTTCATGCCTGCCTCTGCTTCAGAAGAAGAGTATGACGTTTGTAAACATCCAGGGGCTTTACCAGCATCAGTGCACTTAATATCTGGAAGCAGAGGAGAAAAGAGTCACATATCAGTCAAAGATGAGATGCCATTGGATTCTATTGGCTTCTCTGATCATCTCAGAGAGGAAGCTGTCCCCACTCAAGAAGAGAGGGAGCTCGATGATTCTGAGAATTGTAAATCTGCCGGAATCACCAACAACTTGCCTGCAGAGGAGAAACCT CTTGGTAGGTTGCTAGATACTGAGGTGGAGTACAATTTTCAAATTgcaacagaaaacaaaaatggaaatgcatttatttcaaaAGACTCTCCAGGTGTTCAGGGTGTTGATCTATGTGCACCGGATACCTTTGAGTGTATGCAAG ATAATACTTCTAATTCTGCTCAAAGTTCCCAGGATAAGAGTACATACAGTGTGAAAGAAGCGTTAACTGCAGCTGACTTGATCATTTCTGAGGGGTTGGTAGATGAATCACATCTACAGGAAGAAATAGTCACATCTAATTCCAATGCGAATTCTGAAAAGAGTGATTGTGATTCCGTTGGTCAGGAAATGGTCAAGTCAATGATGACATTTCTGCTTCCACAAGCAGTTCCTTTGCTCAGGAATTCCTCTAGGAAGAAAAAGGCTCCAGTTAAGTCTCAGGGGGAAAATACTGAAGGCGCATACTTTGAAGATATTCCACCTG CTGTAACACTTACGAACAATGTATATTTGGAAAAGGATGAAAGGATGCATATCCAAAGTACAGCTCTTGGGTCTGGACCAAGTTTTGAACATACCAAGTCTGTTGTTCCTGACAGTTATGAGGATGAACAATGTGGGGATCTTGTAACTAAGCAGGTGATACTGTCTTCTGATATTGGTGAAGCCGATCTAGTTACTTTTGATAAAGACACCTGTCCTTCCAACGCTTGGGACACTTGGGGACAGCTTATTGGGCAGAATAAGCCATCAGGCTCTCATGTTGAAACCAATGGGAGCAAAGACATCCTTTGTTACAATGAAGTGCACGTGACTCTGAATGAAAAGCCTCAGAAGGGTGATGGATGTGTATCTGAGTCCATTTTGGCTTGCACATCACATGGCAATAAAATTCTTCCCAAAAACATTAATTCTTGTGCTACCTTGGATGAGAACCTGTTAGAAGTTGAAATCCTTTCCAAGGAAAACCACCTCAATACTGTACCTGATTGTACTGAAG ATAATAATACAAGTGACACTAACCAAAGAGCCGTGATTAAttcaaaaatatcatccaaggaAATCAGTGTCAAGAGAGGGGTTGCTGAACCTGGCATTACATTCTTTACTCAAACACCAAATAAAGTGTATAACCGAAAAAAGGTCCAAAAGATATCTCCGTTATCAAGTAAAAATATTGTTCCACTCTCAGAAAGTATCATATGCAGAAACCATGGAGAGCATCTTGACCCTGAAACAGATCCTGCCACTGGAACTTTGCTTGCGTCGGAGATTCATCAGTTGAATTCTTCTGATGACAAATCAAGTAAAAGGGACTTATTTGGAGCTCAAGTCAGCCTTGGAGGACAATTGCATGGTTCACACACACAGAATATGACTATTAATACCAATATTGCAAAATACAATACAGCTGCTGCTATGTCACAAAATCAAGCAATGTCTTTTGCCTCTGATGACAAGGATACTTCATATGTTTTTCAACCATCTGGTTCACATGTAGAAAAATCTCAAGTTCATTTTGACGACAAGCCGGTTGGGAACCGGGATCCTTTGGATCCAAATAGTCCTACTTTATTTCTGAATCAGAATACCAGCTTCTGTGAAAATAACACTTCGAGTGTCAAAGGTGTTCCAACTAGTTTAGACATTAAACTTCACAGGAATTTGGAGCTTAATAGTGAGCTAAATGGCATTGTTGAGCTTGTGGGATGCTATGTCCACCCCATGCCTGTTTCTTCAGTATTCTTGAGCACCAAGGATAATGAAATCTACATTTGTGTTTTATGTGGCCTTCTGGTGGATAGAGACAAAACCCTATTCATCTATAAGTTATCAAAAGAGGAACCAAGAGTAGGATGCCCTTCTTTTGTTGGTCACACGTCCATAACATTGCCGAGTCTGAAAGATTATTTTGGTAGAGAA GTTGAACTGGAAAGATCTGGTTTGCAGTTTACTCCAGATGGCCAGCTTCTTGTTTTATTTGACAGCATAAAAACACCTTATTGCAG GGAAGGGAAAATCCAGTGCTTGTGTTCAACATGTAAATCAGACTGCTTCAAGGACAATGCAGTAAAGATTGTGCGAGTAAAATTTGGTTATGTTTCAGTTATTGTAAAATTGACAACAGTTGACAATTTGCAGTGTATATTGGTTTGTGAACCTAATTATCTTGTCACTGTCGGAGAGAGTGGGAGACTGCACCTGTGTGTCATGAATTCAACATGGAG taaatacacCATTTGCAGTGCACGGACAGAGGAATTTATTTTCCCACCTCGCGACACCGCCTCTCCTGGCATAATGGAGTTGAAGAGAATTCCAAAGTGCGCTTCGCTAGTTGTGGGTCATAATGGTTTTGGGGAATTTAGTATATG GGATATTTCTAAACGTATCTTTCTGTCAAGTTTCTCTGCTCCAAGCTCTACAATTTATCAATTCTTTCCAATCAGTTTGTTTAGTTGGAAAAGAAAAGGCCCTGTTTTTAGCAATTCTAGTGTTGATGAAAATGCCAAAGGGATTATGGCTGCAACAAAAATGCGGTTCTCAGATAACAGTGAGAATAGCTCTTTTCTTCCATTAAATGGGGAAGATATAGCTGTCTGGCTCCTTGTCTCAACTATTTCTAACTCTGATGCTCAAATTATACCAAGTGAGTGCCAAAATGATTCGGTAGGATGGTGGAGGCTAGCTTTATTGGTGAAAGATATGGTTGTGCTGGGAAGTGCATTGGATCCAAG TTTTGGTGAAGGTCAGTAG
- the LOC115979046 gene encoding uncharacterized protein LOC115979046 isoform X4, whose protein sequence is MAKPKEDEKLDGLEINSIGSLYSGTWDKKYWSSSRGKDRYPYPVGYQVVRAYNGSTYKIEIHEGPKGPSFVISSDGHSCSGQTPDIAWGKFQKNGCPRTKTLNGKRFSSKIDGVEFFGFKNQLVQRLLRELVANVNGTAERSLLSSNFCNGASRTDHDIRHPDVCTVPDLLPFLAKPQNTGKRSRKREIISAKAVNGARLKRSRPQDLVSDTDTSRLTQENQRNYNRGCFMPASASEEEYDVCKHPGALPASVHLISGSRGEKSHISVKDEMPLDSIGFSDHLREEAVPTQEERELDDSENCKSAGITNNLPAEEKPLGRLLDTEVEYNFQIATENKNGNAFISKDSPGVQGVDLCAPDTFECMQDNTSNSAQSSQDKSTYSVKEALTAADLIISEGLVDESHLQEEIVTSNSNANSEKSDCDSVGQEMVKSMMTFLLPQAVPLLRNSSRKKKAPVKSQGENTEGAYFEDIPPAVTLTNNVYLEKDERMHIQSTALGSGPSFEHTKSVVPDSYEDEQCGDLVTKQVILSSDIGEADLVTFDKDTCPSNAWDTWGQLIGQNKPSGSHVETNGSKDILCYNEVHVTLNEKPQKGDGCVSESILACTSHGNKILPKNINSCATLDENLLEVEILSKENHLNTVPDCTEDNNTSDTNQRAVINSKISSKEISVKRGVAEPGITFFTQTPNKVYNRKKVQKISPLSSKNIVPLSESIICRNHGEHLDPETDPATGTLLASEIHQLNSSDDKSSKRDLFGAQVSLGGQLHGSHTQNMTINTNIAKYNTAAAMSQNQAMSFASDDKDTSYVFQPSGSHVEKSQVHFDDKPVGNRDPLDPNSPTLFLNQNTSFCENNTSSVKGVPTSLDIKLHRNLELNSELNGIVELVGCYVHPMPVSSVFLSTKDNEIYICVLCGLLVDRDKTLFIYKLSKEEPRVGCPSFVGHTSITLPSLKDYFGREVELERSGLQFTPDGQLLVLFDSIKTPYCREGKIQCLCSTCKSDCFKDNAVKIVRVKFGYVSVIVKLTTVDNLQCILVCEPNYLVTVGESGRLHLCVMNSTWRHACTWAHTYELVQT, encoded by the exons ATGGCGAAACCTAAGGAAGACGAGAAATTGGACGGTTTGGAAATCAACTCCATTGGATCTCTGTACAGCGGGACTTGGGACAAGAAGTACTGGAGCAGCTCTAGG GGAAAAGATCGATATCCTTATCCTGTAGGGTATCAAGTTGTTCGAGCATATAATGGGAGCacatataaaattgaaattcatGAAGGTCCCAAGGGGCCTTCGTTTGTG ATTTCTTCTGATGGACATTCATGTTCTGGGCAAACTCCAGATATTGCATGGGGGAAATTTCAAAAGAATGGTTGCCCTCGCACAAAGACATTGAATGGCAAGAGATTTTCAAGCAAAATAGATGGGGTGGAG ttttttgggtttaaaaatcAGTTAGTCCAAAGACTACTTCGGGAACTGGTGGCAAATGTCAATGGAACTGCAGAGCGAAGTTTGCTTTCCTCCAACTTCTGCAATGGGGCTTCTAGAACTGATCATGACATTCGACACCCAGATGTGTGTACAGTTCCTGATTTGCTACCATTTTTGGCAAAACCACAGAACACAGGAAAGAGAAGTAGGAAACGTGAAATCATAAGTGCAAAGGCAGTTAATGGGGCTAGACTTAAAAGATCCCGACCTCAGGATCTAGTTTCTGATACTGATACTTCAAGATTAACACAAGAGAATCAGAGGAATTATAATCGTGGGTGTTTCATGCCTGCCTCTGCTTCAGAAGAAGAGTATGACGTTTGTAAACATCCAGGGGCTTTACCAGCATCAGTGCACTTAATATCTGGAAGCAGAGGAGAAAAGAGTCACATATCAGTCAAAGATGAGATGCCATTGGATTCTATTGGCTTCTCTGATCATCTCAGAGAGGAAGCTGTCCCCACTCAAGAAGAGAGGGAGCTCGATGATTCTGAGAATTGTAAATCTGCCGGAATCACCAACAACTTGCCTGCAGAGGAGAAACCT CTTGGTAGGTTGCTAGATACTGAGGTGGAGTACAATTTTCAAATTgcaacagaaaacaaaaatggaaatgcatttatttcaaaAGACTCTCCAGGTGTTCAGGGTGTTGATCTATGTGCACCGGATACCTTTGAGTGTATGCAAG ATAATACTTCTAATTCTGCTCAAAGTTCCCAGGATAAGAGTACATACAGTGTGAAAGAAGCGTTAACTGCAGCTGACTTGATCATTTCTGAGGGGTTGGTAGATGAATCACATCTACAGGAAGAAATAGTCACATCTAATTCCAATGCGAATTCTGAAAAGAGTGATTGTGATTCCGTTGGTCAGGAAATGGTCAAGTCAATGATGACATTTCTGCTTCCACAAGCAGTTCCTTTGCTCAGGAATTCCTCTAGGAAGAAAAAGGCTCCAGTTAAGTCTCAGGGGGAAAATACTGAAGGCGCATACTTTGAAGATATTCCACCTG CTGTAACACTTACGAACAATGTATATTTGGAAAAGGATGAAAGGATGCATATCCAAAGTACAGCTCTTGGGTCTGGACCAAGTTTTGAACATACCAAGTCTGTTGTTCCTGACAGTTATGAGGATGAACAATGTGGGGATCTTGTAACTAAGCAGGTGATACTGTCTTCTGATATTGGTGAAGCCGATCTAGTTACTTTTGATAAAGACACCTGTCCTTCCAACGCTTGGGACACTTGGGGACAGCTTATTGGGCAGAATAAGCCATCAGGCTCTCATGTTGAAACCAATGGGAGCAAAGACATCCTTTGTTACAATGAAGTGCACGTGACTCTGAATGAAAAGCCTCAGAAGGGTGATGGATGTGTATCTGAGTCCATTTTGGCTTGCACATCACATGGCAATAAAATTCTTCCCAAAAACATTAATTCTTGTGCTACCTTGGATGAGAACCTGTTAGAAGTTGAAATCCTTTCCAAGGAAAACCACCTCAATACTGTACCTGATTGTACTGAAG ATAATAATACAAGTGACACTAACCAAAGAGCCGTGATTAAttcaaaaatatcatccaaggaAATCAGTGTCAAGAGAGGGGTTGCTGAACCTGGCATTACATTCTTTACTCAAACACCAAATAAAGTGTATAACCGAAAAAAGGTCCAAAAGATATCTCCGTTATCAAGTAAAAATATTGTTCCACTCTCAGAAAGTATCATATGCAGAAACCATGGAGAGCATCTTGACCCTGAAACAGATCCTGCCACTGGAACTTTGCTTGCGTCGGAGATTCATCAGTTGAATTCTTCTGATGACAAATCAAGTAAAAGGGACTTATTTGGAGCTCAAGTCAGCCTTGGAGGACAATTGCATGGTTCACACACACAGAATATGACTATTAATACCAATATTGCAAAATACAATACAGCTGCTGCTATGTCACAAAATCAAGCAATGTCTTTTGCCTCTGATGACAAGGATACTTCATATGTTTTTCAACCATCTGGTTCACATGTAGAAAAATCTCAAGTTCATTTTGACGACAAGCCGGTTGGGAACCGGGATCCTTTGGATCCAAATAGTCCTACTTTATTTCTGAATCAGAATACCAGCTTCTGTGAAAATAACACTTCGAGTGTCAAAGGTGTTCCAACTAGTTTAGACATTAAACTTCACAGGAATTTGGAGCTTAATAGTGAGCTAAATGGCATTGTTGAGCTTGTGGGATGCTATGTCCACCCCATGCCTGTTTCTTCAGTATTCTTGAGCACCAAGGATAATGAAATCTACATTTGTGTTTTATGTGGCCTTCTGGTGGATAGAGACAAAACCCTATTCATCTATAAGTTATCAAAAGAGGAACCAAGAGTAGGATGCCCTTCTTTTGTTGGTCACACGTCCATAACATTGCCGAGTCTGAAAGATTATTTTGGTAGAGAA GTTGAACTGGAAAGATCTGGTTTGCAGTTTACTCCAGATGGCCAGCTTCTTGTTTTATTTGACAGCATAAAAACACCTTATTGCAG GGAAGGGAAAATCCAGTGCTTGTGTTCAACATGTAAATCAGACTGCTTCAAGGACAATGCAGTAAAGATTGTGCGAGTAAAATTTGGTTATGTTTCAGTTATTGTAAAATTGACAACAGTTGACAATTTGCAGTGTATATTGGTTTGTGAACCTAATTATCTTGTCACTGTCGGAGAGAGTGGGAGACTGCACCTGTGTGTCATGAATTCAACATGGAG GCATGCATGCACATGGGCACACACGTATGAACTTGTTCAGACGTGA